CTTCAAGCTGTGTCTTAATTTTGGGAAGTTCAGAATCGGGTATGTTCGTTGCGAGTTCAAAATAGGTTAAGATCATGTTGTCAGTAATAGACATGGTTTTACCATACATTTCTGTCGGTGACTCATTGATACCGATATAATTACCCAGGCTCTTACTCATTTTCTCGACACCATCCAACCCGACCAGTAACGGCAGGGTCAGGATAACTTGCGGCTCAAGCCCGTACTCGCGCATAATATCCCTGCCAACCAGCAAATTAAATTTTTGGTCTGTCCCGCCTAGCTCAACATCAGCCTTGAGTGCAACGGAATCATACGCCTGGGCAAGAGGATAGAGGAATTCCATTACCGAAATTGGACGATGATCATTATAGCGTTTTGAGAAATCATCCCGTTCCAGCATCCTGGCAACAGTGTACTTTGATGTTAATGTCAAAATGTCTTCGAAATTTAACGGCAGTAACCACCGGCTATTAAAATCGATCACGGTTTTATCCGGGTCGAGAACTTTGAATATCTGCTTTTTGTAGGTTTCCGCATTCTGTCGAATCTCTTCCCGGGTCATCCTCTTACGCATCTCCTTCTTACCGGATGGATCACCAATCATACCCGTAAAATCGCCGATCAAAAAGATAACGGTATGACCCAAATCCTGGAATTGTTTCAACTTCCGAATTGAAACCATATGTCCAAGATGTAAATCAGGCGCGGTTGGGTCAAAACCTTCCTTAATGATGAGCGGTTTGTTTTCCTTTATTGATTTCTCAATTTTTAGGATTAATTCTTCTTCTGGAATTATTTCTTCCGCACCTCTACGAAGGTGGTGCATTTGTTCTTCAACGCTAGGGAATGACAAACTAATTTACTCTCTTTAGGTAAATAATTGATTAAATCTTAGATTTATGATCCTCAAGACCAAATGCGAAATCCGAATTTCTAATTTCTAATTTCTAATTTCTAATTTCTAATTTCTAATTTCTAATTTCTAATTTCTAAACAAATTACAAATTCCAATATTTAATTCAACAAACCACTTTTACTTTATTTGTTCTAACATATTGTGATTTAGTAATTTTTATTTGCTTCGGATTTCGTATTTAGAGATTCGGAATTCCTAACATTCTTAAATTAAACTTTCAAACAACTCAATATGATTAAAATCGTACCTTGTGTTTTATTTCTCTTCTTAACTCACGATCTAAATCACGTTTCTGAATATCTGTTCGGTGGTCATATTCTTTTTTGCCTTTGGCTAACCCTAACTCAATTTTAACCCGGCCTCGTTTTAGATATACTTTTAGCGGTATCAGGGTTAAACCTTTTTCAATAATTTTTCCTGTTAGTTTATCAATCTCTTTTCTGTGTAGAAGCAATTTTCGAGTTCGTGTAGGTTCATGGTTGTGTATATTGCCATGAGAATATTCATGAATATGAATTCCATATAAAAAGACTTCACCCTTATTTATCGATGCGTAACTATCTTTAATATTGATTTTTGCCTGTCGCACGGATTTAACTTCAGTTCCGGTTAAAACAATACCTGCTTCATACTTTTCCAAAATATTGTAATCGTGTCTAGCCTTTCTATTTATGGCTATTATTTTAATGTCACTGTCCTTCATAATAAATCAATAAAAATAAATGGCTCCAACAATACCTGCAGCAAAGCAATAATATGCAAAATAACTTATTTTTCCTTTACGGATTGCATTTAACAAAAATCGAATTGCCCAATACCCGGAAATAAAAGCAACAAATGTTCCAATCAACATCGGAAAGAATTGTTCAAATTTAGGGGATTGCTCCAATAAATCAAAAAACTTCAAAATTGTTGCACCGAAGATAACCGGTAACGATAATAGGAAAGAAAACCGAGCCGCTTCATTTTTGTTTAAACCCATAAACATAGCCATGCAGATTGTAGAACCGGATCGGGAAATACCCGGAATGATCGCAAATGCTTGAGCCAAACCCATTACCATTGCGTCCGGAAGTTTGACGGATGAGTGTTTAGTAGATGTCAAGTTCGTAGCAAGCAAAATACCTCCGGTAATGAGAAGCATTATTGATACCCAAAAAGGTAACGAAAAAATATTTTCCAAAAAATCAATAAAAAATAGACCAACAATTGCTGCAGGAATAGATGCTAAAATAATGTAAGTCGCAATTTTGAAATCCGAATTTTCTTTGAAATAATACTTAGGATTTGAAAGATTCTTAAAGAAACCAAATACAGAGATTGTCATTTTGAAAATGTCAGCTTTGAAAACTAACACAACAGCCATTAAAGTTCCAAAATGGACAAATACTTCAAATGTGATGTTTTGGTGATGCAAACCCAACAAATGTTGTGTTAAAACCAAATGGCCGGAACTGCTTACCGGCAGGAATTCAGTCAATCCTTGTACCAATCCTAATAAAATCGCTTCATACCAACTCATTGATCATGTCTGACTTTTTGGTTGATCGTGTAATCAATAACAGGCTGAAGGATAAGTGTTTTAATAGTTAAGTTCAAGATATAAATAAAGTAATGGTATAAGCATAAAAAAAGCTCCGACTTTAAAGAGGACGGAGCTTATTAGTGAGGTACTTAAAATTGATAGGGTCAATTTCCCATTGCGAAGATTACGCCACCAGTAATGGCCCAATAATCAATACCACCCAAATTATACTTAAATTCTGCCCGCCCAGTTGCTTTAGGGGAAAGTTCTAAATCCACTCCGCCGGCGACACTAATTGAAAGATCTGTCGTTGAGGCAGATCGAGATCCAGATAGAAATCCTCCTAAATCAAAATCGAAACCAACTTTTGACCTGATAAACCCAAGTCCGGCTGCAACATATGGGGCAGCTTTGGATTCATTCGGAAAATAATAATAACCCATTGCAGCAATCGTTAATGCGGAAAAATCAACCTCTGCACTTGAACTGCCATCTGAGCTGCCTATAGATTTGGACCAATAATCAACAAATGCACCAAATCGAATGGCGTCTGTAATATTTCCCAGATCAACTAATCCGCCAAACATAATTGGACTACCATCAACGCCATCAGGTCCCGCAATACCAAACTTAGCGCCTACACCCTTAAACCCAATATTCATCTGTCCGTAAGACATACCTGTTAAGCTTAAAATAAATATAGCTATAGCAAGCAATCTAAAAATGGATTTCATTATACCTCCTCCATTAGGTTAGTGATTAATATATTTTTATTTTGAAAGTGCACAATTTAGCGATTTATTCGTCTATTGTCAATTTATTTGTTATCTGAGCAGTAATAATTATTTTCATCTAAATGCATATCAAATAAAAAACCCTGCTGTTGAAGCAGGGTTCTTAGTAATTCTATTTTCTTTTATTGTTTAAGTTCATCAGCTTTCTTAAAGGCAGCCTCTCCCTGTTTAGGCATTCCTAACCTTACATAAACAACGCCAAGATTATACCAGAGATTGGAATTATTGACATCTATTGTACTAGCTTCTTCTAGGTACTGCTTAGATAGTTCATAGTTTGCTTTTTCATTTGATTTTAAATCATTAATTTTTGATGCACTGCCGTTATTGTTTTCAAGCTCTTGCCGTTCTTTTTGAAATTTCTCTCCAATATACATATAAGAAGTTCCAAGATGCATTTTTGCCGTACCATCTTCCGGATTAAGTTCAGTCACCTTTTTAAAATCAACTACTGCATCTTCATAAGATTCTGCTTTGTAATGCAGAAGTCCTCTGTTGAAGTAAAGGTCTGGATTTTCCGGGTTATCTTTTAAAGCTGCGTTATAGGAATCCATAGCTTTGTCACTATCACCTAACATACTATAGGAAAGTGCAACATACTTAATGGCATCTTTATTTCCAGGCTCTAATTCCAAGGCTTTATTCATTATATCAATAGTTCCTTGATAGTCCTCGGTATTATAAAGATGGTATCCGTAATTGATCGACAGCTGAACATCGCTCGTATCTAATTCCAATGCTTTTTTATACGATTTAGTTGCATTCTCGTTGTCTTCTACACGAACATAGGAGATTGCTAAATTTTTATATGTACCGGCTTGTGTCGGGTCAATCATCATTGCAGTTTTAAAGTCTGCAATTGCTTCGGTGAATTCATTATTTTGAAACTTTCGTACACCCCTGTTAAAATTATTTTGCCAATGTTTTGTTCGTTCAAATTTAATTTCATTTTCATGGGCATTCGAAATTGCCAGTGACTTATCGAAAGCATCATTCATTTCTTCAAACTTATTTTGGCGGGAGTAACAATACCCTAGGAAATAAAAAGCTTCGGTGTTTTCTGGATTCGCAGCAACTTCCAATTGTAACTGCTCTATTGCTTTATCATATTCTTCCTGTTGTATATACAACTTTGCTGATGTGGAGGCTGTACTTTGACAACCTATATGAGTGATTATGGCAAATATAGCCACCAATCCAAAGATAAATTTTAAGAGTTTCACAACTTCCTCCGGGAATTTAGTGATATTATTTAAATTAGTTTTAACCGTAGAAGTTAATATTTTTTTAAAAATATGTCAAGAATTTAATTGCATTTTCAAGGCGGTTTCATTATAAGGTGGTGTTATAACACCTTTGTCCGTAATAAACGCATTGATAAGTAAATTAGGGGTTATATCAAACGCAGGATTAAATGTTTGAACATTTTTAGGTGTTGTAATTTTGTATTCGATTCGGGTTACTTCTTCAGGATTTCGGGTTTCAATAGGAATTTCTATGCCGCTTTTAACGGAAAAATCAAACGTTGAATAAGGCGCTGCCACATAAAAAGGAACGTTAAAATATTTAGCTAAAATTGCAAGATTTAATGTTCCTATTTTGTTTGCTGTGTCACCGTTTGCAGCAATTCGGTCTGCACCAACCAGGATGCAATCAACTTTACCTTGCTTCAAAACGGTTGCAGCCATGTTGTCACATAAAAGTGTAACCGGAATATTGGCTTTTTGTAATTCCCAGGCCGTTAGCCTGGCGCCTTGCAAAAGGGGTCGGGTTTCATCTGCAAAAACATTAACCGATTTTCCTTTTTTTGATAACTCATAAATAACACTCAAAGCTGTCCCCTGTCCACCCGTTGCTAACGCTCCGGCATTACAATGAGTTAAAACAGAGACAGGATTTAATGAGATAAAATCTGCGCCGTTGGTTCCAATATTTTTGCATAACCGGATATCTTCATTTAGAATTGCAATGGCTTTTTGTTCCATTTGTTGAATTGCGCTTAACGTTGTATCAACTTCGCTTTTATTCATTGATTCAATTAATTTATTAACGGCCCATGCGAGATTAATTGCTGTTGGACGAGTTTTTATAAGAGTATTTGCTAACCGATCAATTTTAAGTTTAAATTCTTGTAGTGGCAAGTTTTGATTTTCAAGCGCTCCCAGAACCAACCCAAAAGCGGCTGCAATACCAATTGCCGGTGCACCTCGAATCCGAAGTGATTTAATCGCTTCACACATTTCCTCAAGGGTACATATATTTATGTATATTTCTGTTTCCGGTAGTTTAGTTTGATCTAGTATCCTGGTTGCCGTTCCAAGCCACTCAACCGTACGAAATGGAACCATAAATTAGTCTCCTAAAATCTGAACAACTAATCTTCTTTGCCGGGGCCGATTATCAAAATCAATTAGAATCAATTGCTGCCAGGTTCCAAGAATCATTTGATTATTTTTGATAGGTATGGATATTGATGGCCCAACCAATGAGGCTCTTAAATGGGCATAACCATTGCCATCACCCCAGGTTTTATCATGGTTATATGATTTATTTTGCGGAATGATTTTCTCAAAAAATTCAGGAAGATCCTTTAACAAACCGGGCTCGAATTCTATAGTTGTTAAAGCCGCAGTGGAACCTGGGACAAAAACGATTACGAGTCCTTTATTAATGGATGAATGATTAATGATGCTAGCAATTTTAGAAGTTATATCGATAATATCAGTGTGTCCTTTGGAATCGATCAGTATTTCGTCAAAGCTAACAATCATTATTCAAATTCTTTTATTTTAGTTCCTTGTGTAGGTATTTATTAAATAGTGTCTTAGGAGTAATAATTTATTATTATTTACCAACAATTCAATACAAATTGTAGTCGAGGGATGGGTGAGATAATCGAAATCTCACCACAAAAAATTGAATTTTGAATGTTTATTTTATCGTTAATATATTTATTAGAAGTTTTCTTGACAAATGAAAATCCTTGTTATATATTTACACCGCTTTTGAACAAAAAGCGTTTTTTTATAGTTCATTGACAATCTCGGAGTGCACGGCCCCATTTATGAGTGCTTGTGACTAATATACTTAAAAAAATACAACGGAGAGTTTGATCCTGGCTCAGGACGAACGCTGGCGGCGTGCCTAACACATGCAAGTCAAGGAGAAACTTCAAGCTTGCTTGAGGAAGTAAACTGGCGAACGGGTGAGTAACGCGTAGGCAATCTGCCTTTTGGTTTGGGATAACTTCGAGAAATCGGAGCTAATACCAAATGATGCAACGATTTCGCATGGAAATTTTGTTAAAGGTGCCTTCGGGTATCGCCAAGAGATGAGCCTGCGTCTCATTAGCTAGTTGGTAAGGTAACGGCTTACCAAGGCAACGATGGGTAACCGGCTTGAGAGGGTGGTCGGTCACACTGGAACTGAGACACGGTCCAGACTCCTACGGGAGGCAGCAGTGAGGAATATTGGGCAATGGGCGCAAGCCTGACCCAGCAACGCCGCGTGAGGGAAGACGCTCTATGGAGTGTAAACCTCTGTTAGGAGGGACGAATGCTGTAATGGTAAATAATCATTACAGAGAGACGGTACCTCCAAAGAAAGCCCCGGCTAACTCCGTGCCAGCAGCCGCGGTAATACGGGGGGGGCAAGCGTTGTCCGGAATTACTGGGCGTAAAGGGCGTGTAGGCGGGTAAGTAAGTCGATGGTGAAAGCCTACAGCTTAACTGTAGAATTGCCTTCGATACTGCTTATCTTGAGTTCGGGAGAGGGAAGTGGAATTCCTGGTGTAGCGGTGAAATGCGTAGATATCAGGAAGAACACCGATGGCGAAGGCGGCTTCCTGGGCCGAAACTGACGCTGAGGCGCGAAAGCGTGGGGAGCAAACAGGATTAGATACCCTGGTAGTCCACGCCGTAAACGATGGGTACTAGGTGTTGGTTCCGATTCGTCGGTATCAGTGCCGAAGCTAACGCATTAAGTACCCCGCCTGGGGAGTACGGTCGCAAGGCTGAAACTCAAAGGAATTGACGGGGGCCCGCACAAGCGGTGGAGTATGTGGTTTAATTCGATGCAACGCGAAGAACCTTACCTGGGCTTGACATGCTAGTAGTAAGAGCTCGAAAGAGGGATGACTTCGGCTTGCCGAAGAGCTAGCACAGGTGCTGCATGGCTGTCGTCAGCTCGTGCCGTGAGGTGTTGGGTTAAGTCCCGCAACGAGCGCAACCCCTGCCCTTAGTTGCTACCAGATTATGCTGGGCACTCTAAGGGGACTGCCCCGGGAAACGGGGAGGAAGGTGGGGATGACGTCAAGTCATCATGGCCCTTATGTCCAGGGCTACACACGTACTACAATGGCTGGTACAAAGGGACGCAATATCGCGAGGTGGAGCAAATCCCAAAAAACCAGTCTCAGTTCGGATTGCAGTCTGCAACTCGACTGCATGAAGGTGGAATCGCTAGTAATCGCGGATCAGCAAGCCGCGGTGAATACGTTCCCGGGCCTTGTACACACCGCCCGTCACGCCATGGAAGTTGGTAGCGCCCAAAGCTAGTGACCTAACCCCTTCGGGGGAAGGAGCTATTTAAGGTGAGACCGACAACTGGGGCGAAGTCGTAACAAGGTAGCCGTACCGGAAGGTGCGGCTGGATCACCTCCTTTCTATGGAGTCCTTGCCTCTGCATTTTTGTAGAGGATAGGCATTTATTTTATAGGGAGTGCACCCGAGATTTAATTTTTAACAGTTTGGGCCTATAGCTCAGCTGCGGTTAGAGCGTCCGCCTGATAAGCGGGAGGTCACTGGTTCAA
This window of the candidate division KSB1 bacterium genome carries:
- a CDS encoding undecaprenyl-diphosphate phosphatase — protein: MSWYEAILLGLVQGLTEFLPVSSSGHLVLTQHLLGLHHQNITFEVFVHFGTLMAVVLVFKADIFKMTISVFGFFKNLSNPKYYFKENSDFKIATYIILASIPAAIVGLFFIDFLENIFSLPFWVSIMLLITGGILLATNLTSTKHSSVKLPDAMVMGLAQAFAIIPGISRSGSTICMAMFMGLNKNEAARFSFLLSLPVIFGATILKFFDLLEQSPKFEQFFPMLIGTFVAFISGYWAIRFLLNAIRKGKISYFAYYCFAAGIVGAIYFY
- a CDS encoding tyrosine--tRNA ligase — its product is MHHLRRGAEEIIPEEELILKIEKSIKENKPLIIKEGFDPTAPDLHLGHMVSIRKLKQFQDLGHTVIFLIGDFTGMIGDPSGKKEMRKRMTREEIRQNAETYKKQIFKVLDPDKTVIDFNSRWLLPLNFEDILTLTSKYTVARMLERDDFSKRYNDHRPISVMEFLYPLAQAYDSVALKADVELGGTDQKFNLLVGRDIMREYGLEPQVILTLPLLVGLDGVEKMSKSLGNYIGINESPTEMYGKTMSITDNMILTYFELATNIPDSELPKIKTQLEDPKINPREIKARLAFEIAKTYHGDSQAKKAEEEFNRVFREKSLPSEMPEYKYDASSGKIWIVKLLSSQGLTSSNGEARRLIQQGAVSLNGERISDPDYELAPTEETIVKVGKRRFLRIVVK
- a CDS encoding tetratricopeptide repeat protein, whose translation is MKLLKFIFGLVAIFAIITHIGCQSTASTSAKLYIQQEEYDKAIEQLQLEVAANPENTEAFYFLGYCYSRQNKFEEMNDAFDKSLAISNAHENEIKFERTKHWQNNFNRGVRKFQNNEFTEAIADFKTAMMIDPTQAGTYKNLAISYVRVEDNENATKSYKKALELDTSDVQLSINYGYHLYNTEDYQGTIDIMNKALELEPGNKDAIKYVALSYSMLGDSDKAMDSYNAALKDNPENPDLYFNRGLLHYKAESYEDAVVDFKKVTELNPEDGTAKMHLGTSYMYIGEKFQKERQELENNNGSASKINDLKSNEKANYELSKQYLEEASTIDVNNSNLWYNLGVVYVRLGMPKQGEAAFKKADELKQ
- a CDS encoding outer membrane beta-barrel protein; amino-acid sequence: MKSIFRLLAIAIFILSLTGMSYGQMNIGFKGVGAKFGIAGPDGVDGSPIMFGGLVDLGNITDAIRFGAFVDYWSKSIGSSDGSSSAEVDFSALTIAAMGYYYFPNESKAAPYVAAGLGFIRSKVGFDFDLGGFLSGSRSASTTDLSISVAGGVDLELSPKATGRAEFKYNLGGIDYWAITGGVIFAMGN
- the smpB gene encoding SsrA-binding protein SmpB translates to MKDSDIKIIAINRKARHDYNILEKYEAGIVLTGTEVKSVRQAKINIKDSYASINKGEVFLYGIHIHEYSHGNIHNHEPTRTRKLLLHRKEIDKLTGKIIEKGLTLIPLKVYLKRGRVKIELGLAKGKKEYDHRTDIQKRDLDRELRREIKHKVRF
- the mtnA gene encoding S-methyl-5-thioribose-1-phosphate isomerase, giving the protein MVPFRTVEWLGTATRILDQTKLPETEIYINICTLEEMCEAIKSLRIRGAPAIGIAAAFGLVLGALENQNLPLQEFKLKIDRLANTLIKTRPTAINLAWAVNKLIESMNKSEVDTTLSAIQQMEQKAIAILNEDIRLCKNIGTNGADFISLNPVSVLTHCNAGALATGGQGTALSVIYELSKKGKSVNVFADETRPLLQGARLTAWELQKANIPVTLLCDNMAATVLKQGKVDCILVGADRIAANGDTANKIGTLNLAILAKYFNVPFYVAAPYSTFDFSVKSGIEIPIETRNPEEVTRIEYKITTPKNVQTFNPAFDITPNLLINAFITDKGVITPPYNETALKMQLNS
- a CDS encoding YjbQ family protein — protein: MIVSFDEILIDSKGHTDIIDITSKIASIINHSSINKGLVIVFVPGSTAALTTIEFEPGLLKDLPEFFEKIIPQNKSYNHDKTWGDGNGYAHLRASLVGPSISIPIKNNQMILGTWQQLILIDFDNRPRQRRLVVQILGD